In Elaeis guineensis isolate ETL-2024a chromosome 1, EG11, whole genome shotgun sequence, a genomic segment contains:
- the LOC105039036 gene encoding uncharacterized protein, with product MGAHPMDGESYYQSEAAALGQEDGSVAAKQKLAKNSLQSPCKFPKAGELDEEVARQVLSSDLSLQGASDGDVRAHYISNGELADDRDKHIESPTHHHGDDVGFLVKMEEDVADKVVAEDSGSSESKKEDANIAAEKPPTCVECGKTFPSLKALYGHLRCHPQRGYRGANRPPEAKNKLQIGVDSSSDRVLPAAKWSVTAKRGRKGIIIDSNDPEVNAANILLQLSRDSNLGPTPNLPQEIDELRARDRKSILVNIRIEMDKKAAEVEEGLQLMDAMHSEYMVGNEDEYTDEMKADNDGNAGSSRRLLVFERKVKKKKIKDLEPANESIPPTRGRRYRCSICNKSFATHQALGGHRASHNKNKNNSEVVVAMDETEDGDPVHAEASTLVDSNSAVPRAATAEHRCTLCQATFPTGQALGGHKRRHWNGPVNHPPLSPPAASTAAPSPAPLSESPTEANKGLLDIDLNELPNFEAEEP from the coding sequence ATGGGAGCTCACCCCATGGATGGGGAAAGTTATTACCAGAGTGAAGCTGCTGCATTGGGGCAAGAAGATGGATCTGTCGCTGCAAAACAAAAGCTAGCGAAGAACAGTCTTCAGAGTCCATGCAAGTTTCCAAAGGCTGGCGAGCTGGATGAGGAAGTGGCTCGTCAAGTGCTCTCTTCTGATTTGAGCTTACAAGGAGCTTCTGATGGTGATGTGAGAGCTCACTATATCTCCAATGGAGAGCTCGCAGATGATCGAGATAAACATATCGAATCTCCGACCCACCATCATGGAGACGACGTTGGATTTCTTGTAAAAATGGAAGAGGACGTCGCAGATAAAGTAGTTGCTGAGGACTCTGGGAGTTCTGAAAGCAAGAAGGAAGATGCCAACATAGCTGCTGAGAAGCCTCCTACTTGTGTTGAGTGTGGGAAGACCTTCCCTTCATTGAAAGCATTGTATGGTCACCTGAGATGCCATCCTCAAAGGGGCTACCGAGGAGCAAATCGGCCACCTGAAGCGAAGAACAAGCTCCAAATAGGCGTCGATTCTTCATCTGACCGAGTGCTGCCCGCTGCAAAATGGTCGGTGACTGCAAAGAGAGGTCGCAAAGGTATTATCATCGACTCGAATGACCCTGAAGTCAATGCAGCTAACATTCTGCTGCAGCTATCAAGGGACAGCAATCTCGGGCCTACACCGAATCTACCGCAAGAAATCGATGAGTTACGAGCTAGGGATAGGAAATCCATATTGGTTAATATAAGAATTGAGATGGATAAGAAAGCAGCAGAAGTTGAAGAAGGGCTGCAGCTAATGGATGCCATGCATTCTGAATATATGGTTGGAAATGAAGATGAGTACACTGATGAAATGAAGGCTGACAATGATGGAAATGCAGGATCATCGAGGAGGCTGTTGGTATTCGAGAGAAaagtcaagaagaagaagatcaaagatctAGAACCAGCGAACGAATCTATTCCACCAACTCGAGGTAGAAGATACCGCTGCAGCATCTGCAACAAGTCTTTCGCTACCCATCAAGCACTGGGGGGTCACAGAGCTAGTCACAACAAGAACAAGAACAATTCAGAAGTGGTGGTGGCCATGGATGAGACTGAAGACGGCGACCCGGTCCATGCTGAAGCATCGACCTTGGTCGATTCGAACAGTGCGGTGCCGAGAGCTGCGACCGCAGAACATCGATGCACCCTTTGTCAGGCCACATTCCCGACAGGGCAGGCTCTTGGTGGGCACAAGAGGAGGCACTGGAATGGTCCTGTGAATCATCCTCCACTTTCACCACCAGCAGCTTCGACGGCAGCACCCTCACCTGCACCATTATCTGAGAGCCCTACGGAGGCAAACAAAGGGTTGCTTGATATCGACCTCAATGAGCTGCCAAATTTCGAAGCTGAAGAACCATGA